One genomic region from Burkholderia latens encodes:
- a CDS encoding chromate transporter, which produces MQSVSPPSAASARRIGLAELFTGFLSLGLMSFGGALPFARRTIVEQRKWLTADEFTDLLGLCQFLPGGNVINLSVAVGMRFRGVAGAFAGILGLIAGPTLVVVALGVLYAKTQGDPRVQHLFGGLAAAAAGLLVAMAVKVAKPLLRAPRTAAAIAVLAFVAIAGLRIPLLTTMLVLTPVSIWLASRHRDPRAPQRTGARDGGR; this is translated from the coding sequence ATGCAATCCGTCTCTCCGCCGTCCGCCGCATCCGCACGCCGGATCGGCCTTGCCGAGCTGTTCACCGGCTTCCTGTCGCTCGGCCTGATGTCGTTCGGCGGCGCGCTGCCGTTCGCACGGCGCACGATCGTCGAGCAGCGCAAATGGCTCACCGCCGACGAATTCACCGATCTGCTTGGCTTGTGCCAGTTCCTGCCGGGCGGCAACGTGATCAACCTGTCGGTGGCGGTCGGCATGCGCTTTCGCGGCGTCGCCGGCGCGTTCGCCGGCATTCTCGGGCTGATCGCGGGCCCGACGCTCGTCGTCGTCGCTCTGGGCGTGCTGTACGCGAAGACGCAGGGCGATCCGCGCGTGCAGCACCTGTTCGGCGGCCTCGCCGCCGCGGCGGCGGGCCTGCTCGTCGCGATGGCGGTGAAGGTCGCGAAGCCGCTGCTGCGCGCGCCGCGCACGGCGGCCGCAATCGCCGTGCTCGCGTTCGTCGCGATCGCGGGGCTGCGAATCCCGCTGCTGACGACGATGCTCGTGCTGACGCCCGTCAGCATCTGGCTTGCATCGCGGCATCGCGACCCGCGGGCGCCGCAGCGCACCGGCGCGCGCGACGGAGGCCGCTGA
- the flgL gene encoding flagellar hook-associated protein FlgL, which translates to MRISSAQFFQLNVSQMNDQQAQLAQLYQQISSGTSLQTPADNPVGAAQAVQLSMTSATLSQYATNQTAALASLQAEDQALQSVSGVLTSVQTLVVRAGDGSLADSDRSALATQLQGYRDQLMTLANSNDGAGNYLFAGLNNSSAPFTSSPNGSVSYVGDSGTRQVQIADSSSVSQGDTGSAVFMSVPSLGSAQVPSAGAANVGTGAISAVTVTDPSVATNDHHFTITFGGTPAAPTYTVTDSSAKPPTTTPAQAYTSGASIALGSGMTVAVSGTPSAGDTFAVTPGPQASGGADIFSTLDSMISALKTPVTGNPVAAVSLQNALMTGSIKLGNTMRNVTTIQASVGGREQEVKAMQAVNQTASLQTTSNLTDLTSTNMVTTISQYLQVQNALTGAQKAYVQLQNLSLFQYINP; encoded by the coding sequence ATGCGAATTTCCAGCGCCCAGTTCTTCCAGCTGAACGTTTCACAGATGAACGACCAGCAGGCGCAGCTCGCGCAGCTGTACCAGCAGATTTCGAGCGGCACGAGCCTGCAGACGCCGGCCGACAATCCGGTTGGCGCCGCGCAGGCCGTGCAGCTGTCGATGACGTCGGCAACGCTGTCGCAGTACGCGACCAACCAGACCGCCGCGCTCGCGTCGCTGCAGGCCGAGGACCAGGCGCTGCAGAGCGTGAGCGGCGTGCTGACCAGCGTGCAGACGCTCGTCGTGCGCGCGGGCGACGGCTCGCTCGCCGACAGCGACCGTTCGGCCCTCGCGACGCAACTGCAAGGCTATCGCGACCAGCTGATGACGCTCGCGAACTCGAACGACGGCGCCGGCAACTATCTGTTCGCCGGCCTGAACAATTCGTCCGCGCCGTTTACGAGCAGCCCGAACGGCAGCGTCAGCTACGTCGGCGACTCGGGCACGCGCCAGGTGCAGATCGCCGATTCGAGCAGCGTGTCGCAGGGCGACACCGGTTCGGCGGTGTTCATGTCGGTGCCGTCGCTCGGCAGCGCGCAGGTGCCGTCGGCCGGCGCCGCCAACGTCGGCACCGGCGCGATCTCCGCGGTGACGGTGACGGACCCGTCCGTTGCGACCAACGACCACCATTTCACGATCACGTTCGGCGGCACGCCCGCCGCGCCGACTTACACGGTGACCGACAGCTCGGCCAAGCCGCCGACCACGACGCCCGCGCAGGCATATACGTCGGGCGCGTCGATCGCGCTCGGCAGCGGGATGACGGTGGCCGTATCGGGCACGCCGAGCGCCGGCGATACGTTCGCCGTGACGCCCGGCCCGCAGGCGAGCGGCGGCGCGGACATCTTCTCGACGCTCGACTCGATGATCTCGGCGCTGAAGACGCCGGTGACCGGCAATCCTGTCGCGGCCGTGTCGCTGCAGAATGCGCTGATGACCGGCTCGATCAAGCTCGGCAACACGATGCGCAACGTGACGACGATCCAGGCATCGGTCGGCGGCCGCGAGCAGGAAGTGAAGGCGATGCAGGCGGTCAACCAGACCGCGTCGCTGCAGACGACCAGCAATCTGACCGACCTGACCAGCACCAACATGGTCACGACGATCAGCCAGTACCTGCAGGTCCAGAACGCGCTCACGGGCGCGCAAAAGGCTTACGTGCAGTTGCAGAACCTGTCGCTGTTCCAGTACATCAATCCGTGA
- a CDS encoding solute carrier family 23 protein — translation MSDSYFPRWRVQSPGAARVVGPDERLAWPQMVAMGVQHVVAMFGSTVLAPLLMGFDPNLCIFMSGVGTLLFFVLVGGRVPSYLGSSFAFIGLVIAVTGYGGSGPNPNIPVALGGIIACGVVYVALGALVQAIGTRWIETLMPPVVTGAVVAVIGLNLAPIAVKGVSASTFDSVMALVTVLCVGGVAVFARGMVQRLLILVGLVIAYAIYAVATNGLGLGKPIDFAIVAHAAWFGVPGFRAPVFDPHAMLMLAPIAVILVAENLGHIKAVSAMTGTNLDRYVGRAFIGDGLATIVSGSVGGTGVTTYAENIGVMAVTRIYSTLVFAVAALIAIGLGFSPKFGAVIQTIPGPVLGGVSIVVFGLIAVTGARIWVVNKVDFSDNRNLIVAAVTLVLGAGDFSLKFGGFGLGGIGTATFGAIILYALLRKEKEPGPVV, via the coding sequence ATGTCCGATTCCTACTTCCCGCGCTGGCGGGTGCAATCGCCCGGCGCCGCGCGCGTGGTCGGTCCCGACGAACGCCTCGCGTGGCCGCAGATGGTCGCGATGGGCGTGCAGCACGTCGTCGCGATGTTTGGCTCGACCGTGCTTGCGCCGCTGCTGATGGGCTTCGATCCGAACCTGTGCATCTTCATGTCGGGCGTCGGCACGCTGCTGTTCTTCGTGCTCGTCGGCGGCCGCGTGCCGAGCTACCTCGGCTCGAGCTTCGCGTTCATCGGCCTCGTGATCGCGGTGACGGGCTACGGCGGCAGCGGTCCGAACCCGAACATCCCCGTCGCGCTCGGCGGGATCATCGCGTGCGGCGTCGTGTACGTCGCGCTCGGCGCGCTCGTGCAGGCGATCGGCACGCGCTGGATCGAGACGCTGATGCCGCCCGTCGTCACCGGCGCGGTGGTTGCGGTGATCGGGCTGAACCTCGCGCCGATCGCGGTCAAGGGCGTGTCGGCGTCGACTTTCGATTCGGTGATGGCGCTCGTCACGGTGCTGTGCGTCGGCGGCGTCGCGGTATTCGCGCGCGGGATGGTGCAGCGCCTGCTGATCCTCGTCGGGCTCGTGATCGCGTACGCGATCTACGCGGTCGCGACCAACGGGCTGGGCCTCGGCAAGCCGATCGATTTCGCGATCGTCGCGCATGCCGCGTGGTTCGGCGTGCCGGGCTTCCGCGCGCCGGTGTTCGATCCGCACGCGATGCTGATGCTCGCGCCGATCGCGGTGATCCTGGTCGCGGAGAACCTCGGCCACATCAAGGCCGTCAGCGCGATGACGGGCACCAACCTCGACCGCTACGTCGGCCGCGCATTCATCGGCGACGGGCTCGCGACGATCGTGTCGGGCAGCGTCGGCGGCACGGGCGTGACGACCTACGCGGAGAACATCGGCGTGATGGCCGTCACGCGCATCTATTCGACGCTGGTGTTCGCGGTCGCCGCGCTGATCGCGATCGGGCTCGGCTTCTCGCCGAAATTCGGCGCGGTGATCCAGACGATTCCGGGCCCGGTGCTCGGCGGTGTGTCGATCGTCGTGTTCGGGCTGATCGCGGTGACCGGCGCGCGGATCTGGGTCGTCAACAAGGTCGACTTCTCCGACAACCGCAACCTGATCGTCGCGGCCGTCACGCTGGTGCTGGGCGCCGGCGACTTCTCGCTGAAGTTCGGCGGCTTCGGCCTCGGCGGAATCGGCACCGCGACGTTCGGCGCGATCATCCTGTACGCGCTGCTGCGCAAGGAAAAGGAACCGGGGCCGGTGGTGTGA
- the flgK gene encoding flagellar hook-associated protein FlgK, whose amino-acid sequence MSNTLMNLGVSGLNAALWGLTTTGQNISNAATPGYSVERPVYAEASGQYTSSGYMPQGVNTVTVQRQYSQYLSDQLNSAQSQGGALSTWYSLVAQLNNYVGSPTAGISTAITSYFTGLQNVANNASDPSVRQTAISNAQILGDQLKAAGQQYDALRQSVNTQLTSTVSQINTYTAQIAQLNQQIAAASSQGQPPNQLMDQRDLAVSNLSSLAGVQVVRNDSGYSVFLAGGQPLVVADKSYQLATVTSSSDPSELTVVSQGIAGANPPGPNQALPDTSLSGGTLGGLLAFRNQTLDPAQAQLGALATSFAAQVNAQNALGVDLSGKPGGALFTVAAPAVYSNQGNTGNASLAVSFANASQPTTSDYTLSYDGTNYTLTDRASGAVVDQKAGPMPVSLGGLDFSFSSGAMNAGDQFTVLPTRGALTGFGLATTSGSAIAAASPVVAAASSTNIGTGKIAQGAVSAGYQVPTTPTTLTYDAASKSLSGFPAGTTVTIAGTPPTSVTITSPTDSVPYNASAGAKLTINSTTQPAPAGVMNGVTVTLSGAPSDGDTFTIGPYAGGTSDGSNALALSQLVTAKALGGGTTTLTGAYANYVNAIGNTASQLKSSSAAQTSLVGQITSAQQSVSGVNQNEEAANLMQYQQLYQANAKVIQTAATLFQTVLGLFN is encoded by the coding sequence ATGTCCAACACACTCATGAACCTCGGCGTCAGCGGCCTCAACGCCGCGCTCTGGGGCCTCACGACGACCGGCCAGAACATCAGCAACGCCGCGACGCCCGGCTATTCGGTCGAGCGTCCCGTCTACGCGGAGGCGAGCGGCCAGTACACGTCGAGCGGCTACATGCCGCAGGGCGTGAATACCGTCACCGTGCAGCGGCAGTACAGCCAGTACCTGAGCGACCAGCTGAACAGCGCGCAGTCGCAGGGCGGCGCGCTGTCGACGTGGTATTCGCTCGTCGCGCAGCTGAACAACTACGTCGGCAGCCCGACGGCGGGCATCTCGACCGCGATCACCAGCTATTTCACCGGGCTGCAGAACGTCGCGAACAATGCGTCCGATCCGTCGGTTCGGCAGACCGCGATCAGCAACGCGCAGATTCTCGGCGACCAGCTGAAGGCGGCGGGCCAGCAGTACGACGCGCTGCGCCAGAGCGTGAACACGCAGCTCACCAGCACCGTGTCGCAGATCAACACGTACACCGCGCAGATCGCGCAGCTGAACCAGCAGATCGCCGCGGCGAGCAGCCAGGGGCAGCCGCCGAACCAGCTGATGGACCAGCGCGACCTCGCGGTGTCGAACCTGTCGAGCCTCGCCGGCGTGCAGGTCGTGCGCAACGACAGCGGCTACAGCGTGTTCCTCGCGGGCGGCCAGCCGCTCGTCGTCGCCGACAAGAGCTACCAGCTCGCGACCGTCACGTCGTCGTCCGATCCGAGCGAGCTGACCGTGGTGTCGCAGGGGATCGCCGGCGCGAACCCGCCGGGCCCGAACCAGGCGCTGCCGGATACGTCGCTGTCGGGCGGCACGCTCGGCGGCCTGCTCGCGTTCCGCAACCAGACGCTCGACCCGGCGCAGGCGCAGCTCGGCGCGCTCGCGACCAGCTTCGCCGCGCAGGTCAACGCGCAAAACGCGCTCGGCGTCGACCTGTCGGGCAAGCCGGGCGGCGCATTGTTCACGGTGGCGGCCCCGGCCGTTTATTCGAACCAGGGCAATACCGGCAACGCGTCGCTTGCCGTGTCGTTCGCCAACGCATCGCAGCCGACGACGAGCGACTACACGCTGTCGTATGACGGTACGAACTACACGCTGACCGACCGCGCGAGCGGCGCGGTGGTCGACCAGAAGGCGGGGCCGATGCCGGTGTCTCTCGGCGGGCTCGACTTCTCGTTCTCGTCCGGCGCGATGAATGCCGGCGACCAGTTCACCGTGCTGCCGACGCGCGGCGCGCTGACCGGCTTTGGCCTCGCGACGACGAGCGGCTCGGCGATCGCGGCCGCGTCGCCGGTGGTGGCGGCGGCATCGAGCACCAACATCGGCACGGGCAAGATCGCGCAGGGCGCGGTGAGCGCCGGCTACCAGGTGCCGACGACGCCGACCACGCTGACTTACGACGCGGCGTCGAAGTCGCTGTCGGGCTTCCCGGCCGGCACCACGGTGACGATCGCGGGCACCCCGCCGACCTCGGTGACGATCACGAGCCCGACCGACAGCGTGCCGTACAACGCGTCGGCCGGCGCGAAGCTGACGATCAACAGCACCACGCAGCCGGCTCCGGCTGGCGTGATGAACGGCGTGACGGTCACGCTGTCCGGCGCGCCGTCGGATGGCGACACGTTCACGATCGGACCGTACGCGGGCGGCACGAGCGACGGCTCGAACGCGCTCGCGCTGTCGCAGCTCGTCACCGCGAAGGCGCTTGGCGGCGGCACGACGACGCTGACCGGCGCGTATGCGAACTACGTGAACGCGATCGGCAACACGGCGAGCCAGCTGAAGTCGTCGAGCGCCGCGCAGACGTCGCTCGTCGGCCAGATCACGAGCGCGCAGCAGTCGGTGTCGGGCGTGAACCAGAACGAGGAAGCGGCGAACCTGATGCAGTACCAGCAGCTTTACCAGGCGAACGCGAAAGTGATCCAGACGGCGGCGACGCTGTTCCAGACCGTGCTCGGCCTGTTCAACTGA
- a CDS encoding flagellar brake protein produces MNIETSTAPSLDAGHSGPDYARRNPLEIGVQLRNLVNRGDFLTVQYPGGQLVTRLLEVDVGARTFTFDWGALSEQNAGILAASHCTFAAAPEGVRVEFTTGTPRETRYEGLPAFIADFPDVLMCIQRREYFRVDAPIVDPFLCRGKLPDGDGFVFEVHNLSLGGVGLRTADERVEALEVGTLLPEVELELNGHGKLSLDLRLVSQRSTQMPNGARRYQLGFRFMSLPGSAENTLQRLITQLEMKRRSLARA; encoded by the coding sequence ATGAATATCGAAACGTCGACCGCTCCGAGCCTGGATGCCGGTCATTCCGGGCCCGACTATGCCCGCCGCAATCCGCTGGAGATCGGCGTGCAGCTGCGCAACCTCGTGAACCGCGGCGACTTCCTGACCGTCCAGTACCCGGGCGGCCAGCTCGTCACGCGCCTGCTCGAGGTCGACGTCGGCGCGCGCACGTTCACGTTCGACTGGGGCGCGCTGTCCGAACAGAACGCCGGCATCCTCGCGGCGTCGCACTGCACGTTTGCTGCCGCGCCGGAAGGCGTGCGCGTCGAATTCACCACCGGCACGCCGCGCGAGACGCGCTACGAAGGGCTGCCCGCGTTCATCGCCGATTTCCCCGACGTGCTGATGTGCATCCAGCGGCGCGAGTATTTCCGCGTCGATGCGCCGATCGTCGATCCGTTCCTGTGCCGCGGCAAGCTGCCGGACGGCGACGGCTTCGTGTTCGAAGTGCACAACCTGTCGCTCGGCGGCGTCGGGCTGCGCACGGCCGACGAACGCGTGGAGGCGCTCGAGGTCGGCACGCTGCTGCCGGAGGTCGAGCTCGAACTGAACGGGCACGGCAAGCTGTCGCTCGACCTGCGCCTCGTGTCGCAGCGGTCGACGCAGATGCCGAACGGTGCGCGGCGCTACCAGCTCGGCTTTCGGTTCATGTCGCTGCCGGGCAGCGCTGAGAACACGCTGCAGCGCCTGATCACGCAGCTCGAGATGAAGCGCCGCTCGCTCGCGCGGGCCTGA
- the gor gene encoding glutathione-disulfide reductase, with translation MDFDYDLFVIGAGSGGVRLARMSASYGARVGIAEEEQIGGTCVLRGCIPKKLLVYASHYPHEIDDAKGFGWTFGAGSLDWPALIAAKDREINRLSGIYINLLRQSGVDMHAGRATLVDAHTVAVGERTIRARHIAIATGSRPVLPPRPGIEHAITSREALSLAQLPARIAVVGGGYIAVEFAGIFNGFGSHVDLFYRGDKILRGFDDDVRQFLTDEMTKQGVAIHAHAVVESIARADDGTLTVRVGDATHGPYDAVLYATGRVPNVDGIGLERAGVLLDARGAIAVDAYSATSVPSIHAIGDVTSRPQLTPVATRDGALLARTLFGGSRVATDHAYVPSAVFSQPEVATVGLTEADARRLHDAVDIYRTSFKALRHTLSGRDERTLMKLVVERDSQRVIGAHMVGRDAGEIIQGIAIAIRAGATKAQFDDTIGIHPTAAEEFVTMRQKVGD, from the coding sequence ATGGATTTCGACTACGACCTGTTCGTCATCGGGGCCGGCTCCGGCGGCGTGAGGCTCGCCCGGATGTCGGCGTCATACGGCGCGCGCGTCGGCATAGCGGAAGAGGAACAGATCGGCGGTACCTGCGTACTGCGCGGCTGCATCCCGAAGAAGCTGCTCGTCTACGCATCGCACTACCCGCACGAGATCGACGACGCGAAGGGCTTCGGCTGGACCTTCGGCGCCGGCTCGCTCGACTGGCCCGCGCTGATCGCCGCGAAGGATCGCGAGATCAACCGGCTCAGCGGCATCTACATCAACCTGCTGCGGCAATCCGGCGTCGACATGCACGCCGGGCGGGCGACGCTCGTGGACGCGCATACGGTCGCAGTCGGCGAACGCACGATCCGCGCGCGCCACATCGCGATCGCCACCGGCTCGCGACCGGTGCTGCCGCCGCGGCCCGGCATCGAGCACGCGATCACGTCGCGCGAGGCGCTGTCGCTCGCGCAGCTGCCCGCGCGCATCGCGGTGGTCGGCGGCGGCTATATCGCGGTCGAGTTCGCGGGCATCTTCAACGGCTTCGGCAGCCACGTCGATCTGTTCTATCGCGGCGACAAAATCCTGCGCGGCTTCGACGACGACGTGCGGCAATTCCTGACCGACGAGATGACGAAGCAGGGTGTCGCGATCCACGCGCACGCGGTAGTCGAATCGATCGCGCGCGCGGACGACGGCACGCTGACCGTGCGCGTCGGCGACGCAACGCACGGCCCGTACGACGCCGTGCTCTACGCGACGGGCCGCGTGCCGAACGTCGACGGAATCGGGCTCGAACGCGCGGGCGTGCTGCTCGACGCGCGCGGCGCGATCGCGGTCGATGCGTATTCGGCGACGTCGGTGCCGTCGATTCATGCGATCGGCGACGTGACGTCGCGGCCGCAGCTCACGCCCGTCGCGACGCGCGACGGCGCACTGCTCGCACGCACGCTGTTCGGCGGGTCGCGCGTCGCGACCGATCACGCGTACGTGCCGTCGGCCGTGTTCAGCCAGCCAGAGGTCGCGACGGTCGGGCTCACCGAGGCCGACGCGCGCCGGCTGCACGACGCCGTCGACATCTACCGCACATCGTTCAAGGCGCTGCGTCACACGCTGTCGGGGCGCGACGAACGCACGCTGATGAAGCTCGTCGTCGAGCGCGACAGCCAGCGCGTGATCGGCGCGCACATGGTGGGCCGTGACGCGGGCGAGATCATCCAGGGCATCGCGATCGCGATCCGTGCGGGCGCGACGAAAGCGCAGTTCGACGACACGATCGGCATTCACCCGACGGCCGCCGAGGAGTTCGTGACGATGCGGCAGAAGGTGGGCGACTAG
- a CDS encoding transcriptional regulator GcvA, with the protein MARDLPPFSALRAFEAAARHESFSAAGDELHVTHGAISRQIAGFEAWLGKPVFHRYGKRVKLTDEGRRYLDTVRAAFDSIALATEQLRHTGAARVLRINALPTFAMKWLLPRLSRFQRDVPNVELKLSTSNAPLDTLDGFDVAIRRGPGHWPNCTSGHFLDESVIPVCSPALLKRAPIARADDLARHVLLHSDTRPEGWRDWFAAAGVAMKGRKRQSFDHFYLALQAAVDGLGVALGPLPLIDDELASGRLVMPLDGPRIATRSYWWIAPGARADDPLVAQFCAWLAAQSNVHT; encoded by the coding sequence ATGGCACGCGACCTCCCGCCTTTTTCCGCGCTTCGGGCCTTTGAAGCAGCGGCACGACACGAAAGCTTCAGCGCCGCCGGCGACGAGCTGCATGTGACTCATGGTGCCATCAGCCGGCAGATCGCCGGCTTCGAGGCGTGGCTCGGCAAGCCGGTGTTCCACCGGTACGGCAAGCGCGTGAAGCTCACCGACGAAGGCCGCCGCTATCTGGACACCGTGCGCGCCGCGTTCGACAGCATCGCGCTTGCCACCGAACAGTTGCGCCACACCGGTGCCGCGCGCGTGCTGCGCATCAACGCGCTGCCGACCTTCGCGATGAAATGGCTGCTGCCGCGGCTGTCGCGGTTCCAGCGCGACGTGCCGAACGTCGAGCTGAAGCTGTCCACGTCGAACGCGCCGCTCGACACGCTCGACGGCTTCGACGTCGCAATCCGCCGCGGCCCCGGCCACTGGCCGAACTGCACGAGCGGCCACTTCCTCGACGAAAGCGTGATTCCGGTGTGCAGCCCCGCGCTGCTCAAGCGCGCGCCGATTGCCCGCGCGGACGATCTCGCGCGGCATGTGCTGCTGCATTCGGATACGCGGCCCGAAGGCTGGCGCGACTGGTTCGCGGCGGCCGGTGTCGCGATGAAGGGCCGCAAGCGGCAGTCGTTCGACCACTTCTACCTGGCACTGCAAGCCGCCGTCGACGGGCTCGGCGTCGCGCTCGGCCCGCTGCCGCTGATCGACGACGAGCTCGCGAGCGGCCGCCTCGTGATGCCGCTCGATGGGCCGCGCATCGCGACGCGCAGCTACTGGTGGATCGCGCCGGGCGCGCGCGCCGACGATCCGCTCGTCGCCCAGTTCTGTGCGTGGCTCGCCGCGCAATCGAACGTGCACACGTGA
- a CDS encoding porin — translation MKQTTRLAAIAGGAALAFASQYAAAQSSVTLWGVADASIRYLTNANAKNDGLLSMTNGAITNSRFGIYGTEDLGGGLKAVFNLESGVNLQNGAFADSGRLFNRAAYVGLQSPYGTVTLGRQKTPLFDLLADTYDPLTVGNYLENAWLPVALGGGLYADNQIKYTGKFAGLTAKAMYSTGTNYESTGAGGFSGQIPGSLGKGNAWGVSLSYVMGPLSIAAGAQQNSDNSARKQTIYHANVVYAFSKAKVYAGYLRSKDDTGFVDSLLAQQSIPVAKGTGRIDDGPFAGVSWQVSTPLTLTGAFYYDHMRNAMTTNGTLASGNRYAIVGIAEYALSKRTEIYGTVDFNKTNGAANVELPGRSNQTGIAIGLRNIF, via the coding sequence ATGAAGCAGACCACCCGACTCGCAGCCATCGCAGGGGGCGCGGCGCTGGCCTTCGCCAGCCAGTACGCAGCCGCACAAAGCTCGGTCACGCTCTGGGGCGTCGCCGACGCCAGCATCCGTTATCTGACCAACGCCAACGCGAAGAACGACGGCCTGCTGTCGATGACCAACGGCGCGATCACGAACAGCCGCTTCGGCATCTACGGCACCGAAGATCTCGGCGGCGGCCTGAAGGCCGTGTTCAACCTCGAAAGCGGCGTGAACCTGCAGAACGGCGCGTTCGCCGACAGCGGCCGCCTGTTCAACCGCGCAGCGTACGTCGGCCTGCAGAGCCCGTACGGCACGGTCACGCTCGGCCGTCAGAAGACGCCGCTGTTCGACCTGCTCGCCGACACCTACGATCCGCTGACGGTCGGCAACTACCTCGAAAACGCGTGGCTGCCGGTCGCACTGGGCGGCGGCCTGTATGCGGACAACCAGATCAAGTACACGGGCAAGTTCGCGGGCCTGACCGCGAAGGCGATGTACTCGACGGGTACGAACTACGAATCGACCGGCGCGGGCGGGTTCTCGGGCCAGATTCCGGGCTCGCTCGGCAAGGGCAATGCATGGGGCGTGTCGCTGTCGTACGTGATGGGCCCGCTCAGCATCGCGGCCGGCGCGCAGCAGAACAGCGACAACTCCGCACGCAAGCAGACGATCTACCACGCGAACGTCGTGTACGCGTTCAGCAAGGCGAAGGTCTATGCGGGCTACCTGCGCTCGAAGGACGACACCGGTTTCGTCGACAGCCTGCTCGCGCAGCAGTCGATTCCGGTCGCGAAGGGCACGGGCCGCATCGACGACGGTCCGTTCGCGGGCGTGAGCTGGCAGGTCAGCACGCCGCTGACGCTGACGGGCGCGTTCTACTACGACCACATGCGCAATGCGATGACCACGAACGGCACGCTCGCGAGCGGCAACCGCTACGCGATCGTCGGGATCGCCGAATACGCACTGAGCAAGCGTACGGAAATCTACGGCACCGTCGACTTCAACAAGACGAACGGCGCGGCGAACGTCGAACTGCCGGGCCGCAGCAACCAGACCGGCATCGCGATCGGCTTGCGCAATATCTTCTGA
- a CDS encoding chromate transporter, with protein MNDTLIAIATIFSQLSLLAFGGGNTILPEMQRQVVDVHHWMSAHEFTALFALAQAAPGPNMMIVSLVGWHAAGWSGLLVASVAKFGPSSIVTVLALHAWERFRDRPWRRYVQQGLMPITAGLVAASAVLISEASNRTAIQWGITAACAVLAWRTRIHPLWLLAGGALIGLTGIGQ; from the coding sequence ATGAACGATACGCTGATCGCAATCGCGACGATCTTCAGCCAGCTGTCGCTGCTCGCATTCGGCGGCGGCAACACGATTCTGCCGGAGATGCAGCGGCAGGTCGTCGACGTGCATCACTGGATGAGCGCGCACGAGTTCACCGCGCTGTTCGCGCTCGCGCAGGCAGCGCCGGGGCCGAACATGATGATCGTGTCGCTGGTCGGCTGGCATGCGGCGGGCTGGTCCGGGCTGCTCGTCGCGTCTGTCGCGAAGTTCGGGCCGTCGTCGATCGTCACCGTGCTTGCGTTGCATGCGTGGGAGCGCTTTCGCGACCGGCCGTGGCGCCGCTACGTGCAGCAGGGGCTGATGCCGATCACGGCGGGGCTCGTCGCTGCCAGCGCGGTACTGATCTCGGAAGCGTCGAACCGCACCGCGATCCAGTGGGGCATCACCGCCGCCTGCGCTGTGCTTGCGTGGCGCACGCGCATCCATCCGTTGTGGCTGCTCGCGGGCGGCGCGCTGATCGGGCTCACCGGCATCGGTCAGTGA